From the genome of Hyperolius riggenbachi isolate aHypRig1 chromosome 9, aHypRig1.pri, whole genome shotgun sequence, one region includes:
- the LOC137533517 gene encoding olfactory receptor 6P1-like, which translates to MVQEFVLVAFTSLKQLQILLFVFILLAYIICITGNIVIILLVRFEPSLQTPMYFFISTFAVLEVMFVNVIVPKLLDNLISENKKISALGCFTQMFAFNSLSLTECYLLLVMAFDRDLAISKPLNYSSLMRKELYTALAVAPWVGGFAISSVATTYTAQLKFCGPNQINHFLCDVAPLQNLSCSDPYMSKLATILASVLAAIIPVFIIIAFYVHIIYIISKIKGAEGKNKAFSTCSSHVTVAALYYGAGISVYIQPTGRQNDKFFTLIYALLTPSLNPFIYTLRNRDVKLALKKSVRKRRLLFSSS; encoded by the coding sequence ATGGTACAGGAATTTGTCTTGGTTGCATTTACAAGCCTAAAACAATTGCAAATACTGCTGTTTGTCTTTATTTTGTTGGCATACATTATCTGTATTACAGGAAATATCGTCATCATCTTATTAGTTAGATTTGAACCGTCACTTCAGACTCCAATGTACTTTTTCATAAGCACCTTTGCTGTTCTTGAAGTCATGTTTGTGAACGTCATTGTACCCAAACTTCTAGACAACTTAATTTCAGAAAATAAGAAGATATCTGCACTTGGGTGCTTCACACAGATGTTTGCCTTCAATAGCTTAAGTTTGACAGAATGTTATTTGCTATTGGTAATGGCTTTTGATAGAGACTTAGCTATTAGTAAACCTTTGAACTACTCATCACTTATGAGAAAGGAGCTTTATACTGCGCTAGCTGTGGCTCCGTGGGTTGGTGGTTTTGCAATTTCTTCAGTGGCAACTACTTACACAGCTCAACTGAAATTCTGTGGTCCAAATCAGATCAACCATTTCCTATGTGATGTTGCTCCTCTTCAGAATTTGTCTTGTTCAGATCCTTACATGAGTAAATTAGCTACAATATTAGCATCTGTCCTTGCTGCAATTATTCCGGTGTTCATTATAATTGCATTCTATGTTCATATTATATACATTATCTCAAAAATTAAAGGTGCTGAGGGCAAAAACAAAGCCTTCTCCACCTGCTCATCTCATGTTACAGTGGCGGCTCTGTACTATGGTGCaggcatttctgtatacattcaaCCCACGGGCAGACagaatgataaattcttcacccTAATATATGCTCTTCTTACACCTTCATTAAACCCTTTCATATATACATTGAGGAATCGAGATGTGAAGTTGGCGCTAAAAAAATCTGTACGGAAGAGAAGACTTTTATTTTCTAGCTCATAA